The window ATTTTGAACAACAGAATGAACAATGAGGGAGCATTGTGGCAGCAAATTTCTTTCAGGGACTAAAGTGAAGGTTGAGAAATCTTTTTAAGGACGAAAATGCAGTCAGCTCTATTATATACAAAACTAGTTTATCGGACCTGTGTGTTGCATgaattttataaagaaaattttattataaaattttaaaaatgaaatcaatAATTGGTATAAATTTAAAGTTCATATTAACAAGCAAggttttacttttatatttataaagtctTAATGATTTAAATTTAAACTCGTGATAGAAAAACATATATCAATATGTATTAAAAGCACTTAAGTAAGGAATTCatgtaacatatatattgttacaattatcaatttaatttctaagaaaattaattaaaactttGAGCACTTTTAGATTGAATCGTTAgttttatttaatgaaaaattaataccCTCAGAACCTAACCAAACTTTTAAACTTCATTATTTACTTGTGTTTTATTATAACTGATTTTCCATGTATTAAGTCTTATACatttcaataatttaaataaaattatccaAGCACTTGATTGAAGATTTTACTTGAATTAACTTTTTAGAATATTAgctataatttttaaaatttattaagttattaattttaagtttatataattacaaagGATTCTTTATTTCTTACAACTATAAAGgtatatttattaatgaaGTGATAAACAATGATCgaaatttgaaatattctttCCTATATGTTTGAAAATTGTCTTTATACTTATATATTAGGAAAGATAGCACTGTACaacaagtatttttttttagtttttcacGCCACAgttcaaattcaaatcatttccttgtataacattttttttttatcgctCAGCATGCTATCCATATCCCGTTAGGAAATGCCGGGAATGTTGATGGGCAGCTAGTTTGGGGGCAGTTTTGCAACAAATAAGAATTTGGGGgcataaagaaagaaaataatatttaaaaaacttTATTTTAAAGAGGAAAATCGGGGGTGAATCAAAGGAGGCAATGGGAGCGGCTCCGCCGACTGCCTACCTCTCGATCGGGGTCGCTAGCATGGTGAGAGCAAGCCAGCGACCCTAATCGGGGGGTGAGGGGCCAGTAGGGGAGTCGGGATCAAGGTAATCGGCGTGGCCAAGGATCCCTCAAATTGAGGGCGTGGGGGTCGCCCCTGTTGGCTGTCCACGCCCCAATCATGGTCGCCGGCATGGTCGCCCAGCGGGGCCGCCCCCGCCGCCTCCTTCAATggccctttttttcttttaactttcaaaatttgtttttttttatttatttttgcccctaagttctttgtgtttttttttttgctaatttgGGGTGTCCAGGTTTCGTTCGACTAATTCTCGAGGTTCCGTGAACCCCCAGCAATGCACGAAATGAGTAATCATACCAAAAGCACTCCGGTGGCTCCAAGGTGTTTCGAACCCGGGATCAAGTGGATACTTAAAGTGCTCATTACCACTAGGTCAATCCCCTTTGAGTTTTGCCCCTAAGTTCTTATTTGTTTACAAATTCCCTCCAAACAAGTTTTCACGTCAGCATTCCATCCATTCCTGCCATTTTTTTGAATAGAATTAAAACGAAATGCatgtagtaaaaaaaaattgtgctaAATAGAGCAATGATTTGAATTTATGCTGCGGCgaggaaaaattcaaaaaaaagtatgttgTACGGTGATATTTtccttatatattattattaattataaaattaattattatgatttaaTTTCTACATATTATATCAGTATATGAACTAGTAATAACGGATTTACTATTTTACTCCTATTTTATTAGGGTGTtgtcaactttatatatataatattttagatGGCTATACGACAGTATTGTTGGGATCAATTAGTGCCAGGATTGACTGCAGTTATTCTTCGCATCATTTATGATATTCTTCAGCGAGATAGGGCTGTTGACATTCGCGATATGTATCGAGAGGGCAGCGTTTGTGCTTATTGGCTTGTAAATTCGTTACGCCTTTCGTTTGGGGTTTACAGTCTTAGCCATCATCCCCTCGTCCCCTATCTTTGTATcacctctttttttctttgacttttttttgcCCCTTTTTTCAATTGATTGATGGACTTGTGCAGATCAGCTTGCTGGTCAGGCACTCTAATTTCTTGCGAGTGTTCATGTTTCAAATTTGATTCCTAATAGAAGGAACTGAAAGTTTTTGGACAATAACCAATGAGGGGTTGGATTCGCTAATAAGCTGATAACAAGCAATAATATTATCCAaaaacttttttcctttttctttttttactgtCAGGGGTCGACATCTAGGGTTTAATGGTGCGCCCCAGGCCGTACAATACACTGCCTGGTGGACTAATCGGTTGCTACGGCGCCGGACACCATTgacagtaaaaaaaaaaaaaagagagagaatgttTTTGGACAATATTATTGCATCTAATCTGTCCAAAATTTTAGACAACTCTTTTATATATGACACAAGTTGGGAGACAGTTTGGAGTGGGCTGCGCCGGCCATTTTTGTCCAACTAATCCCCACGCTAGCTCGACCGACTTCCATAGAGTTCAATTATGGAGACTAGCGTGCAAGTGGACATCAAAATCTCCTCCAAACTTATCTAACTACCCTAATAATCTCCTCCACCACCAGCTCCTCCGCTAAAATCAATACTGGTCGGATCGACTCCCCGGCAGCCCTTGTGCCCGCCTCTCTAAATGGATGTTGCTGCCAGATCAAGGAGGGCCTCGGACAGGCTCACGGCCCTCTCACGCCAGCTCCTTGACCGGCCGACTCCGCCTCTTCGCTCTGACCTTGCAATCAACAACTCCTCAATAAACAACGGGCACGAAACAAGCCCCCGAGCCGGTGGATCCTCAACCGGCATGGTTCGAGCTGCCGTTCTGGTGTGCCTCTTTGAAGGTGACAACGGCGATCTGCGCGTTATCCTCATCAAACGGGCCTCCACGCTCTCTTCTCACGCTGGTACGGTCTTCATGCGGAACTAAGTAGCAGGCGGGTAAAAATGAGGATAATCACATGCACAGCCTAGGATTTTGGGCGGAGATTATCACTCATCTCGATCTAGGTCTGCtccaattttttctttcttttcttcgattaagaaaaatgaatatagAAAAGAGCAAATGGATTTCCACAAAATTTCAGTAAGACTACAATAATGTCAACTTACTAACTGAAACTAATCGCTCTCCCCTGAAATGGCCGTCGCAAATTACTTCCAGTGAATTTCGGACGACTTCATTGCAAATAGATGGTTATATCCACGGATTGTGAATTGTGGTCGATTGTAAATTTTACTGCAGGAGAAGTTGCATTGCCTGGTGGGAAAAGAGAGGAAGGGGATGCAAATGATGTGGAGACTGCTCTGAGAGAGGCCAAGGAGGAGATAGGATTGGATGCTTCCCTTCTTCAAGTCGTAACTCTTCTCCACCCATTCGTCTCCGTGGTAACTAGCCTTTTCGATATCGAGACAACCGTTTGTGTTGTCGTGTCCGATTCATCTTTATATATATCGTTACCGAAACCAAAAGTACCTAACTGATGAGCTGAtcaaattatgataatttgtattttgattGGTTATTTCTCGTCACATCGATATCCTTTTCCATTTTGATGATTACTGATTGCACACCATTCGTCTGAGGTGCACAGCGTGGAATATCGGTGGTACCTGTAGTGGCTCTGCTCTTGGACCGGAAGACCTACAATCCGGTTCCAGACCCAACCGAAGTCGAGCTGATACTCGATGCTCCATTGGAAATGTTTCTCAAGGTCTCTTCTAATTCTACATATAAGCTCATGTTCGTTTTTTATTTCCCTTGTCGTAAAATTTATCCGAAGATGTTATCTTCGTGTTTTTGCTGATCGGCATAGGATAAGAACAGAAGAGAGGAGGAGCTGCAGGTGAGGGGGCATCGGTGTCTGCTCCATTTCTTCGACTATGAAACAGAGGATGAGAAATTTGTTATATTTGCTCTAACTGCTGCGATACTGACGAGGACTGCATCGGTAGTTTACCAGAAAGAACCTGAATTTGTAGTCAGGAGCCCCAAATTGTGGCATTAGCAATCAGTTCTTCGCCGATATCAATGTCCCAAAATTCGGAGGATTCTTTGGAACTTCATAGTGTAATTTTGTTCTGATAATATGCAGTTGATGAGCAGAAAGAATCGTTCTCGTAAAAGAAATATGGAAACAGAAGAAATCATGATACTTTTCACTTGAATTCTCAGCAGAATCTTCTCTTCCAATTCTATCCAAAGAATCCTCTATACCACGGGCTAAGATCTTCCATCTACATTAgcaaattatccaaaaatggCTACACAACATATGATGAAATTCGACGCTGATAGTAAACACTCCAAAGAGAAGACATAAACCGTAAAAACGGAGATCGTGTACCTTCATCCTTAGGTGAAAACCTCATAAAACTTCTCGATAACAAGCAGACCCGAATCAATCGACTCCAGCGGGTCCTTCCTCAGACGGTGCCTTAGGCAATTAGGAATGACGGTGGCAATATCTTCGGCAGTTACTTTGTCTCTACCCTTCAGTGCAGCCAATGCCTTAGCTGCTCTATTTGTAACGATATCTCCTCTCAACCCATCGACATTAAGCTCCGCACATACCTTCGAGATCTTCACCTTCAGGTCTTGGTCCATCTGAACTGAGGAAAGACCACTCCGAGCAGAGGAAATCTGGCTCTGGAGCTTCTCTTGCTCTGCCTTGTATGACTCACGGAAGTCCTTTGGGTTCTTGTCGAACCTCGCCCTCTCCTCCACGATTTTCACCCTAAGTTCAGCATCTCGAACTGTCCCGACCTGGGCGTGCATCCCAAACCGGTCAAGAAGCTGGGTCTAAGTTCCCCTTCCTCAGGGTTCCCAGAACCAATGAGGATGAATCGGGCCGGATGGGAGATCGAGATCCCTTCTCTCTCCACGGTGTTCCATCCTGATGCAGCAGAGTCAAGCAAAACATCCACCAGGTGGTCATCTAATAGGTTGACTTCATCTACGTACAGTATGCCCCTATTGGCCTTTGCTAGAAGACCTGGTTCAAAAGCCTTGACTCCTTCCGTTAAGGCTTTCTCGATATCGATTGTACCACAAACCCTATCCTCAGTGGCCCCGAGGGGCAAGTCCACCATAGTGATTTTGCTAGTAACAACAGGAAATTTCTCCCCCTTCATGATCCTTTCCCTCACATCCACTCCCATGGATTCTGGATCCTCAGGATCCGAGTTGTAGGGATCCCCTGCAACCACCTGTATCTCTGGGAGCAGATCGACCAGCGATCGGACAGTCGTAGATTTACCTGTGCCACGGTCCCCCATGATCATGACCCCACCAATCTTTGGGTCAATCACATTGAGCAGGAGGCATAGCTTCATCTCGTCCTGCCCGACTATGGCGGCAAATGGATAAACCGGTCTCTGACTCTCCTTAGCTGCAACCTCCTGAGCCTGAAAACTAGTCATTATTCTCTTAGACTGCTCCTCTTCTATCTTTGAAGGGTATACTAATGATAGGCGCTTAAAACAAACTAGTCTTAACACAGACAGTATCATGAAATGggaaaattgattaattaaccAGTAAACATGGAATGCTGAGATTGCCATAGTCAGTCCTTGCACAAAATCGAAGCCAGCATGCTTCTTCGGGGTTTGGACTTTGGAAAACTGGTCAAAGCTTTCTCAGTTTCCGGTATCTCTCTTCGCAGAAAACAgagaaaca is drawn from Punica granatum isolate Tunisia-2019 unplaced genomic scaffold, ASM765513v2 Contig00003, whole genome shotgun sequence and contains these coding sequences:
- the LOC116189742 gene encoding nudix hydrolase 11-like isoform X1 yields the protein MDVAARSRRASDRLTALSRQLLDRPTPPLRSDLAINNSSINNGHETSPRAGGSSTGMVRAAVLVCLFEGDNGDLRVILIKRASTLSSHAGEVALPGGKREEGDANDVETALREAKEEIGLDASLLQVVTLLHPFVSVRGISVVPVVALLLDRKTYNPVPDPTEVELILDAPLEMFLKDKNRREEELQVRGHRCLLHFFDYETEDEKFVIFALTAAILTRTASVVYQKEPEFVVRSPKLWH
- the LOC116189742 gene encoding nudix hydrolase 11-like isoform X2 — encoded protein: MHSLGFWAEIITHLDLGEVALPGGKREEGDANDVETALREAKEEIGLDASLLQVVTLLHPFVSVRGISVVPVVALLLDRKTYNPVPDPTEVELILDAPLEMFLKDKNRREEELQVRGHRCLLHFFDYETEDEKFVIFALTAAILTRTASVVYQKEPEFVVRSPKLWH